The following are encoded in a window of Impatiens glandulifera chromosome 5, dImpGla2.1, whole genome shotgun sequence genomic DNA:
- the LOC124939894 gene encoding uncharacterized protein LOC124939894, whose product MAGNAAKTVAKAVVEYQYPWREKLAKYKDELAKGVWGYWELGAWKPLSISARRRAQLRKEVLLAGENWPYDPERKEMKTRRKGHKCDRISAEKRAHTAELMEKMPQMLADYKKRRWEKKMKEEDAKEKL is encoded by the coding sequence ATGGCTGGAAATGCAGCAAAAACAGTAGCAAAAGCGGTTGTCGAGTACCAATATCCATGGCGCGAGAAGCTGGCGAAATACAAAGATGAGCTGGCTAAAGGCGTGTGGGGATATTGGGAACTTGGGGCATGGAAGCCTCTGAGTATCAGTGCCCGAAGAAGAGCCCAGCTTCGCAAAGAAGTGCTGTTAGCAGGAGAAAACTGGCCATATGATCCGGAGAGAAAGGAGATGAAGACTAGGAGGAAAGGGCACAAATGTGACAGGATATCGGCTGAGAAGAGGGCTCATACAGCTGAATTGATGGAGAAAATGCCTCAAATGCTCGCAGATTACAAGAAGAGAAGGtgggagaagaagatgaaggagGAAGATGCCAAGGAAAAGCTTTAG
- the LOC124940085 gene encoding ankyrin repeat-containing protein At5g02620-like: MHPSAFLYGITVGQETVLHIAAAAKHVEFVQKLVDLMKKEDLTLQNKYGYTALCFAAASGVVKIAEIMVKKNDKLPTIQAGQKVPLHLAALLGHRPMSYYLYNVTNFEQLERQEQVEIFSATISTGIYDLALSIMDKYPYLAIARNRNKETALHILAGKPSDFSWGSHLGVKEKVLKRCFKWVYNKTVMKTLAHQLVTKIWQEVLQLQENEITDLINEPSKLLFDAVIQGNVEFLVMLVGSYPDLMSSFNSQKHSLFHTAIRFRQEHILKLIHEIGAIKDLMVCITDKENNNMLHFAGKLAPANRLTIVSGAALQMQRELLWFKEVEKIVPPSFTKAKNIEGKTPHDLFTKEHQELRRDGEKWMKETATSCMLVATLIATVVFAAAFTVPGGMNSDTGVPVLLNEKLFTAFAISDAVAMLTSTTSVLMFLSILTSRYAEEDFLFSLPGKLTLGLTTLFASIGSMVLAFTAAFFMLYHGKGKIVPIFVAALAGVPVTVFIVLYYKLWAEVLRSTFWSKALFRHSKRRLF; the protein is encoded by the exons ATGCATCCATCTGCTTTCCTCTATGGAATAACTGTGGGTCAGGAGACCGTTCTTCACATTGCAGCTGCAGCAAAACATGTTGAATTTGTACAGAAGCTTGTGGATCTTATGAAAAAGGAGGATTTAACTTTGCAAAACAAGTATGGATACACAGCACTCTGTTTTGCTGCAGCCTCTGGAGTGGTGAAGATTGCTGAGATAATGGTTAAGAAGAATGATAAATTACCCACGATTCAAGCAGGCCAGAAAGTGCCCCTTCATCTAGCAGCTCTACTTGGACATAGACCCATGTCATATTATCTATATAATGTTACCAATTTTGAACAATTGGAACGCCAAGAACAGGTTGAGATTTTCAGTGCAACCATCTCCACTGGTATCTATG ATCTAGCTTTGAGTATAATGGACAAATACCCGTATTTAGCAATAGCCCGAAACCGAAACAAGGAGACAGCTCTACATATCCTAGCAGGAAAGCCATCAGATTTCAGCTGGGGTAGTCATTTAGGAGTCAAGGAAAAAGTTCTTAAAAgat GTTTTAAATGGGTGTATAACAAAACAGTGATGAAAACACTAGCCCATCAACTGGTTACTAAAATATGGCAGGAAGTTCTACAATTGCAGGAAAATGAGATTACAGATTTGATCAATGAACCATCTAAGTTATTATTTGATGCTGTTATACAAGGGAATGTAGAGTTCTTAGTTATGCTTGTAGGATCATACCCAGATCTAATGTCGAGTTTCAACAGTCAAAAACACAGTTTATTTCACACTGCTATCAGATTCAGACAAGAACACATCTTGAAACTAATACATGAGATTGGAGCAATCAAGGATCTAATGGTCTGCATTACAGACAAAGAAAACAACAATATGCTTCATTTTGCTGGAAAATTAGCACCTGCAAATCGATTAACCATAGTATCAGGTGcagctcttcaaatgcaaagAGAACTCCTTTGGTTTAAGGAAGTAGAGAAGATTGTGCCACCATCATTTACCAAAGCGAAGAACATTGAAGGTAAAACGCCACACGATCTATTCACCAAGGAGCATCAAGAACTCCGTAGAGACGGTGAGAAATGGATGAAGGAAACAGCAACTTCTTGTATGCTGGTGGCGACTTTAATCGCCACCGTCGTGTTCGCTGCGGCGTTCACTGTGCCGGGTGGAATGAACAGCGATACGGGCGTTCCAGTTCTGTTGAATGAGAAGTTGTTCACTGCGTTTGCGATTTCTGACGCTGTGGCCATGCTAACTTCAACTACTTCAGTCTTAATGTTCCTGTCGATACTAACTTCGCGTTATGCAGAAGAAGACTTCTTGTTCTCTTTACCAGGAAAGCTAACTTTAGGTTTGACGACGCTTTTCGCGTCAATTGGAAGCATGGTGTTAGCTTTCACGGCTGCGTTCTTTATGCTGTATCATGGGAAAGGGAAGATTGTGCCTATTTTCGTTGCTGCGTTGGCGGGTGTTCCGGTGACGGTGTTTATTGTGTTGTATTATAAGCTGTGGGCTGAGGTATTACGATCGACGTTTTGGTCAAAAGCTCTGTTTCGGCACAGTAAACGCAGATTGTTCTAG
- the LOC124940124 gene encoding ankyrin repeat-containing protein ITN1-like — MRPKRRHNAAAIRKEKEKQSYQIQNQQVYSNDHQDSVNGQSSTRPSSSFPDLMHKSQSNPVIFPNSHLYHLHSWPPPSATSVPYNRDEPSSSTSSHLRPTTSLHPTFPIATSGSVPEFSTPIHRHGDPLLNWQQSLPPGQTSGTAVPAYPMFYIDRPASTPPPDGHGLVGESDTKIRVSRKESTEIDISHQLQSQSYAQSSTVQRRFPAITTSGNRFEHLAMCVPLYQAALRGDWGLAKSIFDKHPSAFLYGITVGEETVLHIAAAAKHVEFVKKLVDLIGVEDLTLQNKYGNTALCFAAASGVVKIAEIMVKMNPKLPMIPGSQNMVPLHLAALLGHRSMSYYLYDVTKFEHLERDEQVELLSATISTGIYDLALRILKKDPSLAITRNRHKETALHVLARKPSEISWGSQLGFKEKVLKRCFKWLYNKAVMKTLAHQLVTEIWNQVLQLSEKEITDLISKPSRLLFDAVEQGNVEFLVMLVGSYPDLLWSVNGRQHSLFHTAILCRQEHILKLIYEIGAIKDLIVCLTDKDDNNMLHFAGKLAPPSRLTIVSGAALQMQRELLWFKEIEKIVPPSFTKMKNSSRQTPHDLFTKEHQELRRDGEKWMKETATSCMLVATLIATVVFAAAFTVPGGIKNDTGIPVFLKEKLFTAFAISDAVAMLTSTTSVLIFLSILTSRYAEQDFLFSLPGKLTLGLTTLFASIGSMVLAFTAAFFMLYHGEMKGVPIFIASMAGVPVTLFVLLYYKLWVEVLRSTFWSNLLFQHSKRRLF; from the exons atgaGGCCCAAACGCAGACATAACGCCGCCGCCATaagaaaggaaaaggaaaaacaaTCTTACCAAATTCAAAACCAGCAAGTCTACTCTAATGATCATCAAGATTCAGTCAACGGGCAATCATCCACAAGACCATCCTCTTCCTTTCCCGATCTTATGCATAAATCTCAGAGCAATCCAGTTATTTTCCCTAATTCTCATCTCTATCATCTCCACTCTTGGCCACCGCCTTCCGCCACTTCAGTTCCATACAACAGAGACGAACCCTCCAGCAGCACCAGCAGCCATTTGAGACCCACCACTTCACTCCATCCAACATTTCCAATTGCCACTTCCGGTAGTGTCCCTGAATTTTCCACCCCAATTCACAGACATGGGGATCCGTTGCTTAATTGGCAACAAAGTTTACCCCCTGGTCAAACTTCCGGCACCGCCGTTCCTGCTT ATCCAATGTTCTACATTGACAGACCTGCTTCAACTCCTCCTCCTGATGGACATGGTTTAGTGGGTGAATCAGATACTAAGATCAGAGTATCAAGAAAAGAATCAACAGAAATCGATATATCTCATCAACTTCAATCTCAATCTTATGCACAGAGTTCAACTGTTCAAAGAAGATTTCCTGCTATAACCACTA GTGGAAACAGGTTCGAGCATCTTGCTATGTGTGTGCCACTTTATCAAGCTGCTTTGAGAGGTGATTGGGGTTTGGCCAAATCCATTTTCGATAAACATCCGTCTGCTTTCCTCTATGGAATAACTGTGGGTGAGGAGACTGTTCTTCACATTGCAGCTGCAGCAAAACATGTTGAATTTGTGAAGAAGCTTGTGGATCTTATAGGAGTAGAGGATTTAACTTTGCAGAACAAGTATGGAAACACAGCACTCTGTTTTGCTGCAGCCTCTGGAGTGGTGAAGATTGCTGAGATAATGGTTAAGATGAATCCAAAACTACCTATGATCCCAGGAAGCCAGAATATGGTGCCACTTCACCTAGCAGCTTTGCTTGGCCATAGATCCATGTCGTATTATCTATACGATGTTACCAAATTCGAACATTTGGAACGCGACGAACAGGTGGAGCTTCTTAGTGCAACCATTTCCACTGGTATCTATG ATCTGGCTCTGCGTATATTGAAGAAAGACCCCTCTTTAGCAATAACTCGAAACCGACATAAAGAAACAGCTCTACACGTCTTAGCGCGTAAGCCATCAGAAATCAGCTGGGGTAGTCAACTAGGATTCAAGGAAAAGGTTCTTAAAAgat GTTTCAAATGGTTGTACAACAAAGCAGTGATGAAAACACTGGCTCATCAGCTGGTTACTGAAATATGGAATCAAGTTCTACAATTATCCGAAAAGGAGATTACAGATTTGATCAGTAAACCATCAAGGTTATTATTTGATGCAGTTGAACAAGGAAATGTAGAGTTCTTAGTTATGCTTGTAGGATCATACCCAGATCTATTGTGGAGTGTTAATGGAAGACAACACAGTTTGTTTCACACTGCTATTCTATGCCGACAAGAACACATCTTGAAACTGATATATGAAATTGGAGCAATAAAAGACTTAATTGTCTGTCTTACAGACAAAGACGACAACAATATGCTTCATTTTGCTGGAAAATTAGCACCTCCAAGTCGATTAACCATTGTATCAGGTGCTGCTCTTCAAATGCAAAGAGAGCTCCTCTGGTTTAAGGAAATTGAAAAGATTGTCCCACCATCCTTTACCAAGATGAAGAACTCAAGCCGTCAAACGCCACATGATCTGTTCACGAAGGAACATCAAGAGCTTCGTAGAGACGGCGAGAAATGGATGAAGGAAACCGCTACTTCTTGTATGCTGGTGGCTACTTTAATCGCCACCGTCGTGTTTGCAGCGGCCTTCACTGTGCCGGGTGGCATTAAAAACGATACGGGTATTCCTGTTTTTCTCAAGGAGAAGTTGTTTACTGCGTTTGCGATTTCGGACGCTGTGGCTATGCTAACTTCGACTACTTCAGTATTGATATTTCTCTCGATTCTGACTTCGAGATATGCAGAACAGGATTTTTTGTTCTCTTTACCTGGAAAGCTAACTTTGGGTTTGACGACACTTTTTGCGTCGATCGGGAGCATGGTGCTTGCATTCACAGCTGCATTTTTCATGCTTTATCATGGAGAAATGAAAGGTGTGCCCATTTTCATTGCTTCAATGGCGGGTGTTCCAGTCACcttgtttgttttgttgtattataaGCTATGGGTTGAGGTATTACGTTCCACGTTTTGGTCTAACCTTCTGTTTCAGCACAGTAAACGCAGATTGTTCTAA
- the LOC124938011 gene encoding spore wall protein 2-like isoform X1 — protein MSARVDFFEGVKNLHPPNQARKRFDRNYSGTGSSDNDNISGMNVRTRNTNENIPNHHISSWMNRRNSFTKDQPPPPPTTTSTQQPPFAYNEIHPRTSAHLHNCPSCDYPVMVQVTADLYYHHVTFIPAAMARTNQTHDVNNFVNQSQLPSQGRRTTTPQEYSPVQEPEEEEEVSTLTNEPEEEEEKPEIIMVTAPNKKSQQGFRTYASITAGKTIMDTKEDDKKPMEETEETEDNAHQEVRLGQVEVGFVQVIVDEKAKENTTASQVVDNGGEGDDDASNDGFTTVVSWKSKMKAKAAAKAKEAGHRYGYGRWKNRLGKNGRGSPREEHNKNSREPTDEQAMYAKVGHNDGGPRSEHDKRARGGLIRDGHDKHGRRGPRDEHGTGNLREGGHDKHGRKDEHGTGDPREGHDKHGRGSGERGQQRK, from the coding sequence ATGTCTGCTAGAGTGGATTTTTTCGAGGGAGTGAAGAATCTACATCCACCAAACCAAGCAAGGAAGAGGTTCGATAGAAACTACTCTGGTACAGGCAGTAGCGATAACGATAATATTTCAGGGATGAATGTTAGAACTAGGAATACTAATGAAAATATTCCAAATCATCACATTTCTTCTTGGATGAATCGTCGTAATAGTTTCACAAAAGAccaaccaccaccaccacctacGACAACATCAACACAACAACCTCCGTTTGCTTATAATGAAATCCATCCTAGAACTTCGGCTCACCTCCATAACTGCCCTTCCTGTGATTACCCTGTCATGGTGCAAGTCACTGCAGACCTATACTACCACCATGTCACCTTCATTCCGGCTGCCATGGCTAGAACAAACCAAACTCATGATGTCAACAATTTCGTTAACCAATCTCAACTTCCTTCACAAGGAAGAAGAACAACAACTCCTCAAGAGTACAGTCCAGTCCAAGaaccagaagaagaagaagaagttagcACCTTAACTAACGAGcctgaagaagaagaggagaagcCAGAAATAATTATGGTAACTGCTCCCAACAAAAAATCCCAACAAGGATTCAGAACCTATGCTAGTATTACTGCGGGTAAGACTATCATGGACACTAAAGAAGATGACAAAAAACCAATGGAGGAAACAGAAGAAACCGAGGATAATGCACATCAAGAAGTGAGATTAGGTCAGGTAGAGGTCGGATTCGTGCAAGTTATTGTTGACGAGAAAGCGAAAGAGAACACTACAGCTTCTCAAGTTGTTGATAATGGTGGTGAAGGCGATGATGATGCAAGCAATGATGGTTTCACTACTGTGGTTTCTTGGAAAAGTAAAATGAAGGCTAAGGCTGCAGCTAAAGCTAAAGAAGCTGGCCATCGCTATGGCTATGGGAGATGGAAGAATAGACTTGGTAAAAATGGTAGGGGTTCTCCAAGAGAAGAGCATAACAAAAATAGTAGAGAGCCAACAGATGAGCAAGCTATGTATGCTAAGGTGGGACACAATGATGGAGGGCCGAGGAGTGAGCATGATAAACGTGCTAGGGGAGGGCTAATAAGAGACGGGCACGATAAACATGGAAGAAGAGGGCCAAGGGATGAACACGGAACAGGAAATCTAAGAGAAGGCGGGCATGATAAACATGGGAGAAAGGATGAACATGGGACAGGAGATCCAAGAGAAGGGCATGATAAACATGGAAGAGGGTCAGGAGAAAGAGGCCAACAGAGGAAATGA
- the LOC124938012 gene encoding peroxisomal and mitochondrial division factor 2: protein MADEAVFNGEGRTVEIAEIEDREEDFVDFNDGNEKESSPFLQKIEALEQEKRELARENELMGEKFEKLKAEAEALETEKLELKRYVDTSEVDTKALRFITARAAELETEASRLKGDLISSMTEGQDANKELIELKKAFDEAKKVEFEKNSKLQILENERNSLVQRFQIDEEGVKEGKTQREARVREMEKKIEALEHGEGSVEGERFAMEQETRVKMDEKDSEIHRLKTQLEELESIVVKNDLEVEKLKKETEELEIAKNKQEAHLKESESKVKEMEQKVYKLNKELETSELLIVELKEKELDVNDRVIARNGLTGLKPQWPLIAASTGATVAALAAVCYLRYNANHQK, encoded by the coding sequence ATGGCGGATGAAGCGGTTTTCAATGGAGAAGGCAGGACTGTGGAGATAGCCGAAATTGAAGATCGTGAGGAGGATTTCGTCGACTTTAACGATGGTAACGAGAAGGAATCATCCCCGTTTCTGCAGAAGATCGAGGCACTTGAACAGGAGAAGCGAGAACTGGCTCGTGAGAACGAGTTGATGGGGGAGAAATTCGAGAAACTGAAGGCTGAGGCAGAGGCACTGGAGACCGAGAAGTTGGAGTTGAAGAGATATGTTGATACGTCTGAAGTGGATACTAAGGCTCTGCGATTCATCACGGCTAGGGCGGCTGAACTGGAGACGGAAGCATCGAGATTGAAGGGTGATCTAATCTCGTCGATGACTGAGGGACAGGATGCGAATAAGGAGTTGATTGAATTGAAGAAAGCTTTTGACGAGGCTAAGAAGGTTGAATTCGAGAAGAATTCTAAGTTACAGATTCTTGAGAATGAAAGGAATTCACTGGTGCAACGGTttcagattgatgaagagggtGTGAAGGAGGGGAAGACGCAGAGGGAAGCTAGAGTAAGGGAGATGGAGAAGAAGATTGAAGCATTGGAGCATGGAGAAGGTAGTGTTGAGGGCGAGAGATTTGCCATGGAGCAGGAAACAAGAGTCAAAATGGATGAGAAAGATTCTGAAATCCATAGATTGAAAACTCAGCTAGAGGAATTGGAATCGATCGTCGTGAAGAATGACTTGGAAGTGGAGAAGTTGAAGAAGGAGACTGAAGAGCTAGAGATTGCGAAGAATAAACAAGAAGCACATCTGAAGGAATCCGAGAGTAAAGTGAAAGAGATGGAGCAGAAGGTGTATAAACTGAACAAGGAATTGGAAACATCTGAATTATTGATAGTTGAGTTGAAGGAGAAGGAACTTGATGTTAATGATAGGGTGATCGCGCGTAATGGATTGACGGGTTTAAAGCCACAATGGCCTTTGATTGCAGCTTCAACTGGAGCGACAGTGGCTGCTTTGGCAGCTGTTTGTTACCTTCGTTACAACGCCAACCACCAAAAATAA
- the LOC124938011 gene encoding spore wall protein 2-like isoform X2: MSARVDFFEGVKNLHPPNQARKRFDRNYSGTGSSDNDNISGMNVRTRNTNENIPNHHISSWMNRRNSFTKDQPPPPPTTTSTQQPPFAYNEIHPRTSAHLHNCPSCDYPVMVQVTADLYYHHVTFIPAAMARTNQTHDVNNFVNQSQLPSQGRRTTTPQEYSPVQEPEEEEEVSTLTNEPEEEEEKPEIIMVTAPNKKSQQGFRTYASITAGKTIMDTKEDDKKPMEETEETEDNAHQEVIVDEKAKENTTASQVVDNGGEGDDDASNDGFTTVVSWKSKMKAKAAAKAKEAGHRYGYGRWKNRLGKNGRGSPREEHNKNSREPTDEQAMYAKVGHNDGGPRSEHDKRARGGLIRDGHDKHGRRGPRDEHGTGNLREGGHDKHGRKDEHGTGDPREGHDKHGRGSGERGQQRK, translated from the exons ATGTCTGCTAGAGTGGATTTTTTCGAGGGAGTGAAGAATCTACATCCACCAAACCAAGCAAGGAAGAGGTTCGATAGAAACTACTCTGGTACAGGCAGTAGCGATAACGATAATATTTCAGGGATGAATGTTAGAACTAGGAATACTAATGAAAATATTCCAAATCATCACATTTCTTCTTGGATGAATCGTCGTAATAGTTTCACAAAAGAccaaccaccaccaccacctacGACAACATCAACACAACAACCTCCGTTTGCTTATAATGAAATCCATCCTAGAACTTCGGCTCACCTCCATAACTGCCCTTCCTGTGATTACCCTGTCATGGTGCAAGTCACTGCAGACCTATACTACCACCATGTCACCTTCATTCCGGCTGCCATGGCTAGAACAAACCAAACTCATGATGTCAACAATTTCGTTAACCAATCTCAACTTCCTTCACAAGGAAGAAGAACAACAACTCCTCAAGAGTACAGTCCAGTCCAAGaaccagaagaagaagaagaagttagcACCTTAACTAACGAGcctgaagaagaagaggagaagcCAGAAATAATTATGGTAACTGCTCCCAACAAAAAATCCCAACAAGGATTCAGAACCTATGCTAGTATTACTGCGGGTAAGACTATCATGGACACTAAAGAAGATGACAAAAAACCAATGGAGGAAACAGAAGAAACCGAGGATAATGCACATCAAGAA GTTATTGTTGACGAGAAAGCGAAAGAGAACACTACAGCTTCTCAAGTTGTTGATAATGGTGGTGAAGGCGATGATGATGCAAGCAATGATGGTTTCACTACTGTGGTTTCTTGGAAAAGTAAAATGAAGGCTAAGGCTGCAGCTAAAGCTAAAGAAGCTGGCCATCGCTATGGCTATGGGAGATGGAAGAATAGACTTGGTAAAAATGGTAGGGGTTCTCCAAGAGAAGAGCATAACAAAAATAGTAGAGAGCCAACAGATGAGCAAGCTATGTATGCTAAGGTGGGACACAATGATGGAGGGCCGAGGAGTGAGCATGATAAACGTGCTAGGGGAGGGCTAATAAGAGACGGGCACGATAAACATGGAAGAAGAGGGCCAAGGGATGAACACGGAACAGGAAATCTAAGAGAAGGCGGGCATGATAAACATGGGAGAAAGGATGAACATGGGACAGGAGATCCAAGAGAAGGGCATGATAAACATGGAAGAGGGTCAGGAGAAAGAGGCCAACAGAGGAAATGA